Proteins from one Ricinus communis isolate WT05 ecotype wild-type chromosome 9, ASM1957865v1, whole genome shotgun sequence genomic window:
- the LOC8265318 gene encoding phytosulfokine receptor 2 isoform X2, whose product MMVLGIAPMSFLKWEFAGNLTNGSIITAWSDKSNCCHWDGVVCGNNGNGSTVSRVTMLMLPRKGLKGIISRSLGRLDQLKSLDLSCNHLQGEMPMDFSRLKQLEVLDLSHNMLSGQVSGVLSGLSSLQSFNISSNLFKEDVSELGGFPNVVVFNMSNNSFTGQIPSHFCSSSSGIQVLDLSMNHLVGSLEGLYNCSKSLQQLQLDSNSLSGSLPDYLYSMSSLQQFSISNNNFSGQLSKELSKLSSLKTLVIYGNRFSGHIPDVFDNLTQLEQFVAHSNLLSGPLPSTLALCSELCILDLRNNSLTGPINLNFTAMPRLSTLDLATNHLSGQLPNSLSDCRELKILSLAKNELSGHIPKSFANLTSLLVLTLSNNSFTDLSGALSVMQECKNLTTLILTKNFVGEEIPRNVSGFQSLMVLALGNCALRGQIPDWLLNCRKLEVLDLSWNHLDGNVPPWIGQMENLFYLDFSNNSLTGGIPKSLTELKSLIYMNCSSYNLTSAIIPLYVKRNRSANGLQYNQASSFPPSILLSNNRISGKIWPEIGQLKELHVLDLSRNELTGIIPSSISEMENLEVLDLSSNGLYGSIPPSFEKLTFLSRFSVANNHLKGQIPTGGQFSSFPTSSFEGNLGLCGGIVSPCNVITNMLKPGIQSGSNSAFGRANILGITITIGVGLALILAIVLLKISRRDYVGDPFDDLDEEVSRPHRLSEALGSSKLVLFQNSDCKDLTVADLLKATNNFNQANIIGCGGFGLVYKASLPNGAKAAIKRLSGDCGQMEREFRAEVEALSRAQHKNLVSLQGYCRHGNDRLLIYSYMENGSLDYWLHECADGASFLKWEVRLKIAQGAASGLAYLHKVCEPHIVHRDVKSSNILLDEKFEAHLADFGLSRLLRPYDTHVTTDLVGTLGYIPPEYSQTLTATCRGDVYSFGVVLLELLTGRRPVEVCKGKNCRDLVSWMFQMKYEKRETEIIDSSIWNKDLEKQLSEMLEIACRCLDQDPRRRPLIDEVVSWLDGIGIQGAQ is encoded by the exons ATGATGGTGCTGGGCATTGCTCCAATGAGTTTCCTCAAATGG GAATTTGCTGGAAACCTCACAAATGGATCCATTATCACTGCATGGTCTGACAAATCCAATTGCTGTCACTGGGATGGTGTTGTATGTGGAAATAATGGCAATGGTTCGACTGTTAGTAGAGTGACTATGCTAATGCTGCCAAGAAAGGGTCTCAAGGGGATAATCTCGCGCTCTTTGGGTCGTTTGGATCAGCTGAAGTCACTTGATCTCTCTTGCAATCATCTCCAGGGTGAAATGCCTATGGATTTCTCGAGGCTGAAGCAGTTGGAGGTTCTTGATTTGAGCCATAACATGCTATCAGGACAGGTTTCAGGGGTGCTATCTGGTTTGTCATCTCTTCAGTCATTCAATATTTCTAGCAATCTGTTCAAAGAGGATGTGTCTGAACTTGGGGGATTTCCTAATGTAGTTGTGTTCAACATGAGCAACAACTCATTCACTGGCCAAATACCTTCTCATTTTTGCAGTTCCTCGAGTGGAATTCAGGTTCTTGATTTATCAATGAACCATCTTGTGGGCAGTCTTGAAGGCTTATACAATTGCAGCAAATCTCTTCAGCAATTGCAGTTAGATTCCAATTCACTTTCAGGTTCCCTTCCAGATTACTTGTATTCAATGTCATCTCTGCAGCAATTTTCAATCTCCAACAACAATTTCTCTGGCCAGTTAAGCAAAGAATTAAGTAAGCTTTCTAGCCTTAAAACCTTGGTTATTTATGGAAACCGGTTTTCAGGCCATATTCCCGATGTGTTTGATAACCTTACACAGCTAGAACAATTTGTTGCTCATTCCAATTTGTTGTCTGGGCCATTGCCTTCTACACTGGCACTTTGCTCAGAGCTTTGCATACTTGACCTTAGAAACAACTCCTTAACTGGTCCAATCAATCTTAATTTCACTGCAATGCCTAGACTTTCTACTCTTGATCTTGCCACTAATCATTTGTCTGGCCAACTTCCAAATTCTCTATCTGATTGCcgtgaattgaaaattttgagcCTGGCTAAAAATGAGTTGTCTGGCCATATCCCTAAGAGTTTTGCAAACCTCACATCCCTCTTGGTTCTCACTTTGTCAAACAATAGTTTTACAGACCTCTCAGGAGCTTTATCTGTAATGCAAGAATGTAAAAATCTCACCACCCTTATCCTCACAAAGAATTTTGTTGGTGAGGAAATTCCCAGAAATGTAAGTGGGTTTCAGAGTTTGATGGTCTTGGCACTTGGCAATTGTGCTCTGAGGGGCCAGATCCCAGATTGGTTATTAAACTGCAGGAAGTTAGAGGTTCTTGATTTATCATGGAATCATTTAGATGGTAATGTCCCTCCGTGGATTGGTCAGATGGAGAATTTATTCTACTTGGACTTCTCAAATAACTCTCTCACTGGAGGGATCCCAAAAAGCTTGACTGAGCTAAAGAGccttatttatatgaattgcAGTTCATACAATCTCACTTCTGCTATCATTCCATTATATGTGAAGAGAAACAGGAGTGCTAACGGTTTGCAATATAACCAGGCCTCAAGCTTCCCTCCTTCAATATTATTGAGCAACAACAGGATAAGTGGGAAAATTTGGCCTGAAATTGGACAGTTGAAAGAGCTCCATGTCTTAGACCTGAGCAGGAATGAATTAACTGGGATAATACCTAGTTCCATCTCAGAAATGGAGAACTTGGAAGTTTTGGATTTGTCATCCAATGGTCTATATGGATCAATTCCTCCATCGTTCGAGAAGCTGACATTTTTATCAAGATTTAGCGTGGCTAATAATCACTTGAAGGGGCAAATTCCAACTGGAGGACAGTTCTCTAGCTTTCCGACTTCAAGCTTTGAGGGTAACTTGGGACTTTGTGGAGGAATAGTTTCGCCCTGCAATGTCATTACAAATATGCTGAAGCCTGGTATTCAATCTGGCTCAAACAGTGCGTTTGGTCGAGCAAACATCCTGGGGATAACAATCACCATAGGAGTTGGGCTTGCACTGATCCTTGCAATTGTTTTGCTTAAGATTTCAAGGAGGGATTATGTGGGAGATCCATTTGATGATTTGGATGAGGAAGTCAGCCGGCCCCACAGATTATCTGAAGCTCTTGGGTCTTCCAAGTTGGTGCTATTTCAGAATTCAGATTGCAAGGATCTCACAGTTGCGGACTTGTTGAAGGCGACAAATAATTTCAACCAAGCAAACATCATTGGTTGTGGTGGATTTGGGCTGGTTTACAAGGCCAGCCTTCCCAATGGTGCCAAAGCTGCAATTAAGAGGCTATCTGGAGACTGTGGTCAGATGGAACGAGAATTTCGTGCTGAAGTGGAAGCACTTTCGAGGGCTCAACACAAGAACCTGGTTTCTCTTCAAGGTTATTGCCGACACGGTAATGACAGATTGTTGATTTACTCATACATGGAAAATGGAAGCTTGGATTACTGGCTACATGAGTGTGCTGATGGGGCCTCATTTCTTAAATGGGAAGTAAGACTCAAGATAGCCCAAGGCGCAGCATCTGGGTTAGCTTACCTGCACAAAGTCTGTGAGCCTCATATAGTTCATCGAGACGTGAAATCCAGTAACATACTTTTAGatgaaaaatttgaagcaCACTTGGCTGATTTTGGCCTTTCAAGACTACTTCGGCCTTATGATACTCATGTTACAACTGATTTGGTTGGCACTTTAGGTTATATTCCTCCTGAATATAGTCAAACACTGACCGCAACCTGCAGGGGAGATGTTTACAGTTTTGGTGTTGTTCTTCTTGAGCTTCTTACTGGCAGAAGGCCAGTGGAAGTTTGCAAAGGAAAAAACTGCAGGGATTTAGTTTCCTGGATGTTTCAGATGAAGTATGAAAAAAGAGAGACAGAGATCATAGACTCATCAATTTGGAATAAAGATCTCGAGAAGCAGCTGTCTGAAATGCTTGAAATTGCATGCAGATGCTTAGACCAGGATCCGCGGCGGAGGCCTCTAATTGATGAGGTTGTTTCATGGCTTGATGGTATTGGAATTCAAGGTGCTCAGTAA
- the LOC8265318 gene encoding phytosulfokine receptor 2 isoform X1, with amino-acid sequence MMVLGIAPMSFLKWVFLACFIYSSLGLNTLPKFCDPSDFLALKEFAGNLTNGSIITAWSDKSNCCHWDGVVCGNNGNGSTVSRVTMLMLPRKGLKGIISRSLGRLDQLKSLDLSCNHLQGEMPMDFSRLKQLEVLDLSHNMLSGQVSGVLSGLSSLQSFNISSNLFKEDVSELGGFPNVVVFNMSNNSFTGQIPSHFCSSSSGIQVLDLSMNHLVGSLEGLYNCSKSLQQLQLDSNSLSGSLPDYLYSMSSLQQFSISNNNFSGQLSKELSKLSSLKTLVIYGNRFSGHIPDVFDNLTQLEQFVAHSNLLSGPLPSTLALCSELCILDLRNNSLTGPINLNFTAMPRLSTLDLATNHLSGQLPNSLSDCRELKILSLAKNELSGHIPKSFANLTSLLVLTLSNNSFTDLSGALSVMQECKNLTTLILTKNFVGEEIPRNVSGFQSLMVLALGNCALRGQIPDWLLNCRKLEVLDLSWNHLDGNVPPWIGQMENLFYLDFSNNSLTGGIPKSLTELKSLIYMNCSSYNLTSAIIPLYVKRNRSANGLQYNQASSFPPSILLSNNRISGKIWPEIGQLKELHVLDLSRNELTGIIPSSISEMENLEVLDLSSNGLYGSIPPSFEKLTFLSRFSVANNHLKGQIPTGGQFSSFPTSSFEGNLGLCGGIVSPCNVITNMLKPGIQSGSNSAFGRANILGITITIGVGLALILAIVLLKISRRDYVGDPFDDLDEEVSRPHRLSEALGSSKLVLFQNSDCKDLTVADLLKATNNFNQANIIGCGGFGLVYKASLPNGAKAAIKRLSGDCGQMEREFRAEVEALSRAQHKNLVSLQGYCRHGNDRLLIYSYMENGSLDYWLHECADGASFLKWEVRLKIAQGAASGLAYLHKVCEPHIVHRDVKSSNILLDEKFEAHLADFGLSRLLRPYDTHVTTDLVGTLGYIPPEYSQTLTATCRGDVYSFGVVLLELLTGRRPVEVCKGKNCRDLVSWMFQMKYEKRETEIIDSSIWNKDLEKQLSEMLEIACRCLDQDPRRRPLIDEVVSWLDGIGIQGAQ; translated from the coding sequence ATGATGGTGCTGGGCATTGCTCCAATGAGTTTCCTCAAATGGGTATTCTTAGCttgctttatttattcatctttGGGTCTCAATACCCTGCCTAAATTTTGTGATCCAAGTGATTTTTTGGCACTGAAGGAATTTGCTGGAAACCTCACAAATGGATCCATTATCACTGCATGGTCTGACAAATCCAATTGCTGTCACTGGGATGGTGTTGTATGTGGAAATAATGGCAATGGTTCGACTGTTAGTAGAGTGACTATGCTAATGCTGCCAAGAAAGGGTCTCAAGGGGATAATCTCGCGCTCTTTGGGTCGTTTGGATCAGCTGAAGTCACTTGATCTCTCTTGCAATCATCTCCAGGGTGAAATGCCTATGGATTTCTCGAGGCTGAAGCAGTTGGAGGTTCTTGATTTGAGCCATAACATGCTATCAGGACAGGTTTCAGGGGTGCTATCTGGTTTGTCATCTCTTCAGTCATTCAATATTTCTAGCAATCTGTTCAAAGAGGATGTGTCTGAACTTGGGGGATTTCCTAATGTAGTTGTGTTCAACATGAGCAACAACTCATTCACTGGCCAAATACCTTCTCATTTTTGCAGTTCCTCGAGTGGAATTCAGGTTCTTGATTTATCAATGAACCATCTTGTGGGCAGTCTTGAAGGCTTATACAATTGCAGCAAATCTCTTCAGCAATTGCAGTTAGATTCCAATTCACTTTCAGGTTCCCTTCCAGATTACTTGTATTCAATGTCATCTCTGCAGCAATTTTCAATCTCCAACAACAATTTCTCTGGCCAGTTAAGCAAAGAATTAAGTAAGCTTTCTAGCCTTAAAACCTTGGTTATTTATGGAAACCGGTTTTCAGGCCATATTCCCGATGTGTTTGATAACCTTACACAGCTAGAACAATTTGTTGCTCATTCCAATTTGTTGTCTGGGCCATTGCCTTCTACACTGGCACTTTGCTCAGAGCTTTGCATACTTGACCTTAGAAACAACTCCTTAACTGGTCCAATCAATCTTAATTTCACTGCAATGCCTAGACTTTCTACTCTTGATCTTGCCACTAATCATTTGTCTGGCCAACTTCCAAATTCTCTATCTGATTGCcgtgaattgaaaattttgagcCTGGCTAAAAATGAGTTGTCTGGCCATATCCCTAAGAGTTTTGCAAACCTCACATCCCTCTTGGTTCTCACTTTGTCAAACAATAGTTTTACAGACCTCTCAGGAGCTTTATCTGTAATGCAAGAATGTAAAAATCTCACCACCCTTATCCTCACAAAGAATTTTGTTGGTGAGGAAATTCCCAGAAATGTAAGTGGGTTTCAGAGTTTGATGGTCTTGGCACTTGGCAATTGTGCTCTGAGGGGCCAGATCCCAGATTGGTTATTAAACTGCAGGAAGTTAGAGGTTCTTGATTTATCATGGAATCATTTAGATGGTAATGTCCCTCCGTGGATTGGTCAGATGGAGAATTTATTCTACTTGGACTTCTCAAATAACTCTCTCACTGGAGGGATCCCAAAAAGCTTGACTGAGCTAAAGAGccttatttatatgaattgcAGTTCATACAATCTCACTTCTGCTATCATTCCATTATATGTGAAGAGAAACAGGAGTGCTAACGGTTTGCAATATAACCAGGCCTCAAGCTTCCCTCCTTCAATATTATTGAGCAACAACAGGATAAGTGGGAAAATTTGGCCTGAAATTGGACAGTTGAAAGAGCTCCATGTCTTAGACCTGAGCAGGAATGAATTAACTGGGATAATACCTAGTTCCATCTCAGAAATGGAGAACTTGGAAGTTTTGGATTTGTCATCCAATGGTCTATATGGATCAATTCCTCCATCGTTCGAGAAGCTGACATTTTTATCAAGATTTAGCGTGGCTAATAATCACTTGAAGGGGCAAATTCCAACTGGAGGACAGTTCTCTAGCTTTCCGACTTCAAGCTTTGAGGGTAACTTGGGACTTTGTGGAGGAATAGTTTCGCCCTGCAATGTCATTACAAATATGCTGAAGCCTGGTATTCAATCTGGCTCAAACAGTGCGTTTGGTCGAGCAAACATCCTGGGGATAACAATCACCATAGGAGTTGGGCTTGCACTGATCCTTGCAATTGTTTTGCTTAAGATTTCAAGGAGGGATTATGTGGGAGATCCATTTGATGATTTGGATGAGGAAGTCAGCCGGCCCCACAGATTATCTGAAGCTCTTGGGTCTTCCAAGTTGGTGCTATTTCAGAATTCAGATTGCAAGGATCTCACAGTTGCGGACTTGTTGAAGGCGACAAATAATTTCAACCAAGCAAACATCATTGGTTGTGGTGGATTTGGGCTGGTTTACAAGGCCAGCCTTCCCAATGGTGCCAAAGCTGCAATTAAGAGGCTATCTGGAGACTGTGGTCAGATGGAACGAGAATTTCGTGCTGAAGTGGAAGCACTTTCGAGGGCTCAACACAAGAACCTGGTTTCTCTTCAAGGTTATTGCCGACACGGTAATGACAGATTGTTGATTTACTCATACATGGAAAATGGAAGCTTGGATTACTGGCTACATGAGTGTGCTGATGGGGCCTCATTTCTTAAATGGGAAGTAAGACTCAAGATAGCCCAAGGCGCAGCATCTGGGTTAGCTTACCTGCACAAAGTCTGTGAGCCTCATATAGTTCATCGAGACGTGAAATCCAGTAACATACTTTTAGatgaaaaatttgaagcaCACTTGGCTGATTTTGGCCTTTCAAGACTACTTCGGCCTTATGATACTCATGTTACAACTGATTTGGTTGGCACTTTAGGTTATATTCCTCCTGAATATAGTCAAACACTGACCGCAACCTGCAGGGGAGATGTTTACAGTTTTGGTGTTGTTCTTCTTGAGCTTCTTACTGGCAGAAGGCCAGTGGAAGTTTGCAAAGGAAAAAACTGCAGGGATTTAGTTTCCTGGATGTTTCAGATGAAGTATGAAAAAAGAGAGACAGAGATCATAGACTCATCAATTTGGAATAAAGATCTCGAGAAGCAGCTGTCTGAAATGCTTGAAATTGCATGCAGATGCTTAGACCAGGATCCGCGGCGGAGGCCTCTAATTGATGAGGTTGTTTCATGGCTTGATGGTATTGGAATTCAAGGTGCTCAGTAA